In Gadus macrocephalus chromosome 4, ASM3116895v1, the following proteins share a genomic window:
- the ajm1 gene encoding apical junction component 1 homolog, with protein sequence MTRTDPPDLLVSNVHHNIRVIPFSSHFKSLQPSEQCDSLNYANTPEDNQNNSTQRHWRSSNDKSHQYPKHHPTMDSPYRRGAANPDAAAWNALGRQQRYRFSAPDIFSQRMTPQHMAPEMTREVQAVPEQKRRTRSRSAPRVQTNLTPVSFEGQSPAGRRGREAHRAPRDRHWRPEVSPRRDPSYTSSTRVLMHDVHSAKLQPGMTDTSRCSPLYGEEGSLEKPATSPHVRCRVDIKPDEAALHHHGRKQTSPQVEIPWQRYHSGGHRSLTVPRHFSYSRTTTPTDSFVTECRQAHQFSRSMPNSHPRPTEIPLHKMPSAGERHYGRERRAHSSPNVPTNFFYADESGRYVTTAAPQPTHYYHDDRYIPGQSFSPKVQYVQDPRTHMVHAVASRSYFTEVDPYQYSVQAVYPKGYAGSEAGHYIIQTPPTRTGLAESPRTYQVQTAPPRVFYPGDVYALPPEHHIPARAYYTEGRRHARVVQPKTDDWYGSDASGYSTNPASYVSQVTPTRQVRQEPMSATWYANPCVEPPRIGAESKSYSRSWDNILNSRVEREQPSPVHRGQSYDDLLDPRKPVAGTDDKPQPVVVNLSSSPRRYAALSMSDNSLVDKSPTEMTNSAANKLWFVTPEITITDNDVRPGLLSKSEGRSASWDMLDSRNAFAHEGLQHDNVTCFGNLAKEKTHDSASLQQSLEQLDELLADLVTDYKPPSRRASEDILDQLKKLIDEEEAASLSRKAEPPPLDKQPKSIKMNTDAFRDMEGADTMRAGDECSPDQSPDEDDTMMCSNNKCRRTETLFNACLYFKSCHSCYTYYCSRNCRREDWDIHKESCVYGRIGSICRHIIKHCRETAEVHKAFSRIAKVGFLSRGRGVLFLGFPNPASSSNFLQFGLDSLQMSPTYLSLRELDGFKDNLGEYCGELHEAGKEYDPNECFLLNVSIAVGDQLPDGPSPRHQAPTVRKYAKVALASFSPERKVHKKESDMETLILTPPPGTADIDKDGEEGRKAREICFINIQRELRIRGVFLRHEYPQVYQQLCEFVESNRRFTPTTIYPIDKRTGKQFLCMIMAASEPRTLDWVGTPHLLDDII encoded by the coding sequence TCACACCAATACCCCAAACATCATCCCACGATGGACTCCCCGTACCGCCGGGGCGCGGCCAACCCCGACGCCGCTGCCTGGAACGCCTTGGGCCGCCAACAGAGGTACCGGTTCTCCGCACCAGACATCTTCAGCCAGCGGATGACCCCTCAACACATGGCGCCGGAGATGACCCGCGAGGTGCAGGCCGTCCCGGAGCAGAAGAGAAGGACCAGATCGAGAAGCGCCCCCCGGGTCCAGACCAACCTCACCCCCGTGTCCTTCGAGGGGCAGTCCCCcgcggggcggcgggggcgggaggCCCACCGGGCGCCCCGCGACCGCCACTGGCGACCGGAGGTCTCTCCCCGCCGGGACCCCTCCTACACCAGCTCCACCCGAGTCCTGATGCACGACGTGCACTCCGCCAAGCTCCAGCCTGGGATGACTGACACCAGCAGGTGTTCCCCGCTGTACGGCGAGGAGGGCTCGCTGGAGAAACCGGCCACCAGTCCCCACGTCAGGTGTCGGGTGGACATCAAGCCCGATGAGGCGGCGTTGCACCACCACGGACGCAAACAGACCAGCCCTCAAGTGGAGATCCCCTGGCAGCGGTACCACAGTGGGGGCCACAGGAGCCTGACAGTGCCGCGGCATTTCTCGTACTCGAGGACGACCACCCCCACGGACTCCTTTGTTACTGAGTGCAGACAGGCACATCAGTTTTCTCGCAGCATGCCAAATAGCCACCCGCGACCCACGGAAATCCCTTTGCACAAAATGCCTTCGGCGGGCGAGCGTCACTACGGGAGGGAGCGCAGAGCTCACTCAAGTCCTAACGTGCCAACCAATTTTTTTTACGCCGACGAGTCGGGGAGGTACGTCACGACGGCCGCGCCTCAGCCGACTCACTACTACCACGACGACCGTTACATACCAGGGCAGTCCTTTTCCCCCAAAGTACAATACGTACAGGATCCGAGGACTCACATGGTTCACGCCGTAGCAAGCAGGTCCTACTTTACCGAGGTAGACCCTTACCAGTACTCGGTGCAGGCGGTGTACCCTAAAGGCTACGCAGGGTCAGAAGCAGGGCACTACATCATCCAGACGCCTCCGACCAGAACGGGTTTAGCGGAGAGTCCCAGAACATATCAGGTCCAAACTGCCCCGCCCAGAGTTTTCTATCCCGGTGATGTGTATGCACTACCGCCCGAACATCACATCCCAGCCAGAGCCTACTACACTGAGGGTCGAAGACACGCCCGAGTCGTCCAGCCAAAGACAGACGACTGGTACGGTTCCGATGCATCAGGGTATTCCACCAACCCGGCCTCTTATGTATCCCAGGTAACACCAACCAGGCAGGTTAGGCAAGAGCCGATGTCGGCGACATGGTATGCCAACCCTTGCGTGGAGCCACCGAGAATAGGCGCAGAGTCCAAATCCTACTCAAGGTCATGGGACAATATCCTCAATTCTCGTGTGGAGAGGGAACAACCGAGTCCCGTGCATCGCGGGCAGAGCTACGATGACCTGCTTGACCCCAGAAAACCTGTAGCAGGCACAGATGACAAGCCCCAACCGGTGGTGGTCAACCTCTCCAGCTCACCAAGACGCTATGCAGCCTTGTCCATGTCTGATAATTCTTTGGTCGATAAGAGCCCGACCGAGATGACGAACTCTGCTGCCAATAAGCTATGGTTTGTAACCCCTGAAATAACAATCACCGATAACGACGTTCGACCGGGACTACTGAGCAAGTCAGAAGGACGCTCTGCCAGCTGGGATATGCTGGATTCGAGGAATGCTTTTGCTCATGAGGGCTTACAGCACGACAACGTGACTTGCTTTGGGAACTTGGCAAAAGAGAAGACGCATGACAGTGCGTCTCTTCAGCAGAGTCTCGAACAACTCGACGAGCTCCTCGCCGACCTCGTGACCGACTACAAACCGCCCAGCCGAAGAGCGAGCGAAGATATTCTAGATCAACTGAAGAAACTCATAGATGAAGAAGAGGCTGCATCTCTATCTAGAAAGGCCGAACCACCGCCCTTGGACAAACAGCCCAAATCAATAAAAATGAATACCGATGCCTTTCGAGATATGGAGGGAGCAGACACAATGAGGGCTGGGGACGAGTGCTCCCCTGATCAGAGCCCGGATGAAGATGACACCATGATGTGTTCAAACAACAAATGCAGGCGGACCGAGACCTTGTTCAACGCGTGTCTGTACTTTAAATCCTGCCACAGCTGCTATACCTACTACTGCTCCCGCAACTGCCGAAGGGAGGACTGGGACATTCACAAAGAGAGCTGTGTCTATGGACGAATCGGCAGTATCTGCCGCCACATCATCAAGCACTGTCGGGAAACAGCAGAAGTCCACAAAGCCTTCTCCCGCATCGCCAAAGTTGGCTTCCTTTCCAGGGGACGGGGAGTTCTCTTTCTTGGTTTTCCAAACCCTGCGTCATCCAGTAATTTCCTGCAGTTCGGGCTGGACAGTCTTCAAATGTCCCCGACATACCTGTCCCTCCGCGAGCTGGACGGCTTCAAGGACAACCTCGGAGAGTACTGCGGAGAGCTCCACGAGGCCGGCAAGGAGTACGACCCAAACGAATGTTTCCTCTTGAATGTATCCATCGCTGTCGGCGATCAACTGCCTGACGGCCCTTCGCCGCGACACCAAGCGCCGACCGTCCGTAAATACGCCAAGGTAGCTCTGGCCTCCTTCAGCCCTGAGCGGAAGGTACACAAGAAGGAGAGCGACATGGAGACGCTCATCCTGACGCCGCCGCCGGGGACGGCGGACATCGACAAGGACGGAGAGGAAGGCAGGAAAGCCCGGGAGATCTGCTTCATCAACATCCAGCGAGAGCTGAGGATCCGAGGGGTCTTCCTGCGACACGAGTATCCCCAGGTCTATCAGCAGCTGTGCGAGTTTGTGGAAAGTAACCGACGCTTCACACCCACTACTATTTACCCTATAGACAAGAGGACAGGTAAGCAGTTCTTGTGCATGATCATGGCTGCGTCCGAGCCAAGGACACTGGACTGGGTGGGCACCCCCCATCTCCTGGATGACATTATTTAA